In the Flavisolibacter tropicus genome, one interval contains:
- a CDS encoding MFS transporter — protein MLNHQPRKRHPISWIPTTWFAMGLPFVVLAAATSIMYKNMGISDSQIAFWTSLIMLPWTLKPLWGPFLEMFKTKKFFVYTTQIFTGVLFGLVGISLQLDHFFSISISVLAIVAISGATHDTAADGVYLNELSPKQQAQYVGWQGAFYNIAKVLSSGVLVYAAGELEKRIGITNAWMIVMFSYGIIMVLLGIYNMRMLPSGGEAKSVHSVKESVDTLKDVIVTFFQKKHIWFSLCFIVFYRFAEGQAIKITPLFFKASRAEGGLGLSTSQIGVLYGVAGAIAFVLGSLAAGYFVSNKGLTRKTLIVLCCFFNIPFAAYAFLAIILPVNVYVIGAAVAIEYFGYGFGFVGIILFIMQNIAPGKYKMAHYAFASGLLNLGFMIPSMVSGFVSDYLGYREFFIWVLIATIPAFIVTWLVPLHKVEEEVVAVETTEEVAIA, from the coding sequence GTGCTAAATCATCAACCCCGAAAACGACATCCCATCAGCTGGATTCCTACTACCTGGTTTGCTATGGGGCTACCCTTTGTGGTCTTGGCTGCGGCTACCTCCATTATGTATAAAAACATGGGGATTTCGGACTCCCAGATTGCTTTTTGGACATCACTCATCATGCTGCCCTGGACGCTGAAGCCTTTATGGGGACCTTTTCTGGAGATGTTTAAAACCAAAAAATTCTTTGTATACACCACGCAAATATTCACCGGCGTATTGTTTGGTTTAGTAGGGATTAGTCTACAATTGGATCATTTCTTTAGTATTTCCATTTCGGTGTTGGCTATTGTTGCCATTAGTGGGGCCACGCACGATACTGCAGCAGATGGTGTATACTTAAATGAATTATCCCCTAAACAACAAGCTCAATATGTAGGGTGGCAGGGGGCTTTTTACAATATTGCGAAAGTATTGTCCAGCGGGGTGTTGGTATACGCTGCTGGAGAACTGGAAAAGCGCATAGGTATAACAAACGCCTGGATGATCGTCATGTTTTCATATGGCATCATCATGGTGTTGCTGGGAATCTATAATATGCGCATGCTGCCTTCTGGTGGTGAAGCAAAGTCGGTGCATTCCGTAAAAGAGAGTGTCGATACCTTGAAAGATGTGATTGTCACCTTTTTTCAAAAAAAGCATATTTGGTTCAGCTTGTGTTTTATTGTTTTTTATCGTTTTGCAGAAGGACAGGCCATAAAAATAACGCCTTTGTTTTTCAAGGCGTCACGTGCGGAAGGTGGACTTGGGTTGTCTACGTCGCAAATTGGTGTTCTTTATGGCGTAGCTGGTGCCATTGCTTTTGTGTTAGGCTCTTTAGCTGCTGGCTATTTTGTATCGAACAAAGGGCTGACACGTAAGACGCTTATTGTTCTTTGCTGCTTTTTTAATATACCTTTTGCTGCATACGCATTTTTAGCGATTATTCTTCCAGTCAATGTGTATGTGATAGGGGCAGCGGTAGCCATCGAATATTTCGGTTATGGCTTTGGATTTGTAGGCATCATATTGTTTATCATGCAAAACATTGCTCCAGGCAAATACAAAATGGCGCATTATGCCTTTGCCAGCGGCTTACTGAATTTGGGATTCATGATTCCTTCTATGGTGAGTGGTTTTGTGAGTGATTATTTAGGCTACCGTGAATTTTTCATCTGGGTGTTGATTGCAACCATACCCGCATTTATTGTAACCTGGCTTGTTCCCCTGCACAAAGTAGAAGAGGAAGTTGTAGCCGTAGAAACGACTGAAGAAGTAGCTATTGCTTAA
- a CDS encoding DUF5009 domain-containing protein has product MKRNQSLDALRGFAILAMVLSGSIAFGDVLPAWMYHAQVPPPNHTFDPTLPGITWVDLVFPFFLFSMGAAIPLSLDRYAKQDGPWTAVLFTAARRYVLLTFFALFTFHMRAWVISGAPGTQEYLLSILGFILLFFQFYETKQERYYQLFRLLKVAAFLIAVALLYFLSFNGKPFSLEKSDIIILVLGNMAFFGTLIWWFTRYRPMLRIGILPFVMAVFLGGKESGSWNETLFQFSPMVWAYKFYYLKYLFIIIPGTMAGEWLLRAAVQKTETPVTDYKRMAVISILSFSLVILNVALLFSRYLVMNLLITVVVLTILGFLLRSINKRQHLMLQRFFRAGVYLLLLGLFFEAYEGGIKKDFSTYSYYFVTSGLAFFMLIGFHGLQLFQSSGRLTHYLSLNGRNPMVAYVAGNLLLLPLLHLTGGITLFESMNSNAWIGFLRGALFTGIVSLITIFFTQRKWFWKT; this is encoded by the coding sequence ATGAAGCGTAACCAAAGTTTAGATGCCTTACGTGGCTTTGCTATTTTGGCAATGGTGTTATCAGGCAGTATTGCATTTGGAGATGTGTTGCCTGCGTGGATGTATCACGCTCAGGTGCCACCGCCAAATCATACGTTTGATCCAACGCTGCCTGGTATTACTTGGGTAGACCTGGTGTTTCCTTTCTTCCTGTTTAGCATGGGAGCAGCCATTCCTTTATCACTGGATCGGTATGCCAAGCAAGATGGCCCATGGACCGCTGTATTATTCACAGCCGCACGCCGCTATGTTTTACTTACCTTCTTTGCGCTCTTTACTTTTCACATGCGGGCTTGGGTAATATCGGGTGCTCCTGGCACACAAGAGTATTTACTTTCCATACTGGGGTTTATCCTTTTGTTCTTTCAGTTTTATGAAACAAAGCAAGAGCGCTATTACCAACTGTTTCGCCTACTTAAAGTTGCCGCTTTTCTAATAGCGGTCGCTTTATTGTATTTCCTTTCTTTTAACGGCAAGCCCTTCTCCTTGGAGAAGAGCGATATCATTATACTGGTATTAGGTAATATGGCATTCTTCGGAACGTTAATCTGGTGGTTTACCCGCTATCGACCGATGTTGCGTATTGGGATTTTACCATTTGTAATGGCTGTTTTTTTAGGAGGGAAAGAAAGCGGTAGCTGGAATGAAACGTTGTTCCAATTTTCGCCAATGGTTTGGGCGTACAAATTTTATTATTTAAAGTATCTGTTTATTATCATTCCTGGTACAATGGCAGGAGAGTGGTTGCTAAGAGCTGCTGTTCAAAAAACAGAGACGCCTGTTACAGACTATAAAAGAATGGCAGTAATTAGCATTCTTTCTTTCTCACTGGTAATCTTGAATGTCGCCTTATTGTTTAGTCGCTACCTGGTAATGAATTTGCTTATTACAGTAGTTGTTTTAACGATACTTGGTTTCCTGTTGCGATCAATCAATAAACGACAGCATTTAATGCTGCAACGGTTTTTCCGAGCAGGTGTTTATCTTTTATTGCTTGGATTGTTCTTTGAAGCCTATGAAGGAGGTATTAAGAAAGACTTTTCAACCTACAGTTATTATTTCGTTACCAGTGGTTTAGCCTTTTTTATGCTTATAGGATTTCATGGACTGCAACTTTTTCAATCGAGTGGTCGCCTTACGCATTACCTAAGTTTAAACGGGCGCAATCCCATGGTAGCCTATGTGGCAGGAAATTTATTGCTGTTGCCTCTTTTGCATCTTACCGGTGGAATAACCTTGTTTGAAAGCATGAACAGTAATGCCTGGATTGGATTTTTAAGAGGTGCACTGTTTACGGGGATTGTTTCGCTGATTACCATCTTTTTTACCCAACGGAAATGGTTCTGGAAAACCTGA
- a CDS encoding DUF4434 domain-containing protein — protein sequence MLITGTFIDEISHDIPHQNWGPEEWEQDFQHMVAAGIDTVILIRSGYRRFITYPSTYLINQHGCFKPPVDLVELFLTLADKYGLSFYFGLYDSGHYWDTNDMTTEIEANKFVIDEVWKQYGHHPSFKGWYLSMEISRKTKGAVTAFRTLGQLCKDVSNGLPTFISPWIDGKKAVMAANAAITKEDAVSLQAHEKEWDEIFDGIQGVVDAVAFQDGHIDYTELEDFFTINKKLADKYGMQCWTNAETFDRDMPIKFLPIKFEKLRLKLEAARKAGYDKAITFEFSHFMSPQSAYIQARHLYNRYQEYKSTL from the coding sequence ATGTTGATCACAGGTACATTTATTGACGAAATCAGCCATGATATTCCACACCAGAACTGGGGCCCTGAAGAATGGGAGCAGGACTTTCAGCATATGGTAGCTGCCGGTATTGACACCGTTATACTCATCAGAAGTGGCTATCGACGTTTTATTACGTATCCTTCTACATACCTGATCAACCAGCATGGTTGTTTTAAACCGCCTGTGGACTTGGTAGAATTGTTTTTGACATTGGCAGATAAATATGGTTTGAGCTTCTATTTTGGCCTGTATGACAGTGGGCATTATTGGGATACAAACGATATGACAACGGAAATAGAAGCCAATAAGTTTGTCATTGATGAAGTGTGGAAGCAGTATGGCCATCATCCCTCTTTCAAAGGCTGGTATTTGAGTATGGAAATAAGCCGTAAAACAAAAGGCGCTGTTACGGCCTTTCGTACGCTGGGCCAGCTATGCAAGGATGTAAGTAATGGCTTGCCTACATTTATCTCTCCCTGGATCGATGGTAAGAAAGCTGTCATGGCCGCTAATGCAGCAATTACCAAGGAAGATGCTGTCAGTTTGCAGGCTCATGAAAAAGAGTGGGATGAAATCTTTGATGGCATCCAAGGGGTGGTAGATGCGGTAGCCTTTCAGGATGGTCATATTGATTATACAGAGCTGGAAGACTTTTTTACAATTAATAAAAAACTGGCTGATAAGTATGGGATGCAATGCTGGACGAATGCCGAAACATTTGACCGGGATATGCCTATTAAGTTTTTGCCTATAAAGTTTGAGAAGTTGCGCCTAAAGCTAGAGGCTGCACGTAAAGCGGGTTACGATAAAGCCATCACATTCGAGTTTTCTCATTTTATGAGCCCTCAGAGTGCCTATATACAAGCCCGTCATCTATATAATCGCTATCAAGAATACAAAAGCACTTTATGA
- a CDS encoding GDSL-type esterase/lipase family protein: MRLQSLWLLVLCICMNQMVAAQPGVDTSYRTTYYEQKVTMFRLQPDSKDEIIFLGDSITDIAEWAEIWRNRKVRNRGISSDNTFGVLARLDEVLSGKPRKIFIMIGINDIARNTPDTVIVANYKKMLERIKQTSPATKVYVQSVLPTNSGFTEFIRHQNKDEHIRYVNQALQNLATSTGCTYVDLYSSFLDATGKLDNRYTNDGLHINGYGYALWKQILEAKGYMK, encoded by the coding sequence ATGAGATTACAGTCATTATGGCTCCTTGTTTTATGTATTTGCATGAATCAAATGGTTGCTGCTCAACCTGGTGTCGATACTTCTTACAGAACAACCTATTATGAACAGAAAGTAACGATGTTTCGCCTGCAACCTGACAGTAAGGATGAAATCATCTTTCTTGGCGATAGTATTACCGATATAGCTGAATGGGCAGAAATCTGGCGTAATAGAAAGGTTAGAAACCGTGGCATTTCTTCAGACAACACGTTCGGGGTGCTGGCTCGATTGGATGAAGTATTATCTGGCAAGCCACGAAAGATTTTTATTATGATTGGCATCAATGATATAGCCCGCAATACACCTGATACTGTTATTGTTGCTAATTATAAAAAGATGCTGGAACGCATAAAGCAAACCTCACCTGCAACAAAAGTATACGTGCAAAGTGTTTTGCCTACAAACAGTGGGTTTACAGAATTTATACGGCACCAGAATAAAGATGAACATATTCGGTACGTGAATCAAGCGCTTCAGAATTTAGCTACATCTACTGGTTGTACTTACGTGGATTTGTATTCTTCTTTCTTAGATGCAACTGGTAAGCTCGATAATCGCTATACAAATGATGGGTTACATATCAACGGATATGGATATGCACTTTGGAAGCAAATCCTGGAAGCAAAAGGATATATGAAATAA
- a CDS encoding GDSL-type esterase/lipase family protein: MRKIIAGLYLLLSFHTKGFAQAAVTIDSSYANQHYKQREELFRKMPDQKNEIVFLGNSITEQGEWQELIPGKPVINRGIGGDNTFGVLARLDEVVSSHPKKIFLLIGINDIGRGLPVDVVLNNYSRIIQFIKTASPKTTVYIQSILPLNESVLKYDYLKKKNPIVKVVNEGLQQLAASTHCTYVNLHTLFADEQGELKKELTLDGIHLRAASYILWVNYLKERNYL; encoded by the coding sequence ATGAGAAAAATAATTGCAGGGCTTTATTTACTATTGAGTTTCCACACTAAGGGATTTGCCCAGGCGGCTGTCACGATTGATAGTAGTTATGCCAATCAACATTATAAACAACGGGAAGAACTCTTTAGAAAAATGCCCGATCAGAAAAATGAAATTGTTTTTTTAGGCAATAGTATTACCGAGCAAGGAGAGTGGCAGGAACTGATTCCTGGTAAGCCTGTAATAAATCGAGGTATTGGTGGCGACAATACTTTTGGCGTGTTAGCCCGGTTGGATGAAGTGGTGTCATCACATCCCAAAAAGATCTTCTTGCTGATAGGTATTAATGATATTGGTAGGGGATTGCCTGTGGATGTTGTTCTTAATAATTATAGTCGCATTATTCAATTCATAAAAACGGCATCGCCTAAAACAACTGTATATATCCAAAGCATTTTGCCGCTGAATGAAAGCGTACTGAAATACGATTATCTGAAAAAGAAAAACCCAATCGTAAAAGTAGTCAATGAAGGATTGCAGCAACTGGCCGCTTCTACTCATTGTACTTATGTGAATTTACACACCTTGTTTGCTGATGAACAGGGAGAATTGAAAAAAGAGTTGACACTGGATGGTATTCACTTGAGAGCTGCGAGTTATATTCTTTGGGTGAATTATTTAAAAGAAAGAAACTACCTCTGA
- a CDS encoding RagB/SusD family nutrient uptake outer membrane protein, giving the protein MKKVFILFFTSSVILLSGCKKFLDRKPLDASAASTFLSNQAEMEQGLNGVYASAFWSVPNYLPLLFSIESSTDLGIRRGGNAEDLIALGDAGPFSISNSIPSAAWSQAFRLVQRANQQLAGMENGKNNVSPQVYGKIKAETMVLRAWAYFHLMYWFGDVPYYRATPSVNEVLNSKRSPVATIVADLYKDLDEAVASFDAAKTPAVQQMGMVNKGVALGLKAKLALLIKDYRTAATATQAVIDGGLYGLNPKYTDLFLLAGQQANVNREIMFNQTYPTDVLDPQNWAAVITVPRQVTTSQSSHFPSQVLVDKFEAKDGKRIDQSLAYNPAAPRLNRDNRLKWTVYMPDDTMTYTVAKAPFTPTAYINPKERTIYNIYSNVRKKYNWNTGVYDIVNGGNNDWIGAQAAGIQWQVSATGNIGGVGYVWRKYVDSTQYTWETKTGYILMRYADILLMYAEAKIELGEVDNTVLKAINDVRARAGQPAVTTTSPSELRQIVRRERAVEFAGEGLRLFDLRRWGIYGKANSFPVVGASLDPAVPAGTPVFDEDEVPNYTNSVNQRIRFRNQTRNNADPKYKLWPIPPSELEMNPNLKPNNPGWQ; this is encoded by the coding sequence ATGAAAAAAGTCTTTATACTATTTTTTACTTCATCCGTAATCCTTTTAAGCGGATGTAAGAAGTTCTTGGATCGAAAGCCATTGGATGCTTCTGCAGCCTCTACCTTTTTAAGCAACCAGGCTGAAATGGAGCAGGGCCTTAATGGTGTTTATGCTTCTGCTTTCTGGTCTGTGCCTAATTACCTTCCTTTATTGTTCTCTATTGAATCATCTACAGATTTAGGGATTCGCCGTGGCGGAAATGCTGAAGACTTGATTGCGTTAGGTGATGCAGGCCCTTTTTCTATTAGCAATTCTATTCCTAGTGCGGCTTGGAGTCAGGCTTTCCGATTGGTACAGCGTGCTAACCAGCAATTGGCAGGTATGGAAAATGGAAAGAACAATGTTTCTCCACAGGTGTATGGGAAGATAAAGGCAGAAACCATGGTGCTGCGTGCTTGGGCTTATTTTCACCTGATGTATTGGTTTGGTGATGTGCCCTATTATCGTGCAACGCCGTCAGTCAATGAGGTGCTGAATTCTAAACGTTCTCCTGTTGCTACCATCGTTGCTGATTTATACAAAGACCTGGATGAGGCTGTCGCCAGTTTCGATGCGGCCAAAACACCTGCTGTTCAGCAAATGGGTATGGTTAATAAAGGAGTGGCTCTAGGCTTAAAAGCCAAGCTGGCCTTATTGATCAAAGATTACCGCACTGCAGCAACTGCAACCCAGGCTGTAATCGATGGGGGGCTGTATGGGTTAAATCCAAAGTATACAGATCTGTTTTTATTAGCTGGACAACAGGCTAATGTGAACCGTGAGATCATGTTTAATCAAACCTATCCAACAGATGTTTTGGACCCGCAGAACTGGGCGGCTGTTATTACTGTTCCAAGACAAGTAACTACGTCTCAAAGCAGCCATTTCCCTTCCCAAGTGCTCGTGGATAAGTTTGAGGCAAAAGACGGTAAAAGGATCGACCAATCGCTGGCTTATAATCCTGCGGCACCGCGACTGAACCGCGATAACCGTTTAAAATGGACGGTTTATATGCCAGATGATACCATGACGTATACAGTAGCAAAGGCGCCTTTTACACCTACAGCCTATATTAATCCAAAAGAAAGAACCATCTATAATATATATAGCAATGTGCGTAAAAAGTACAACTGGAATACAGGTGTATATGATATTGTTAATGGTGGCAACAATGATTGGATCGGTGCTCAGGCAGCAGGGATACAATGGCAAGTAAGCGCTACCGGAAATATCGGAGGCGTAGGTTATGTGTGGCGGAAATATGTTGACTCAACTCAGTACACTTGGGAAACCAAAACCGGATATATATTGATGCGCTATGCTGATATTTTGTTAATGTATGCAGAAGCGAAAATTGAGTTAGGTGAAGTTGATAATACCGTATTGAAAGCGATCAATGACGTTAGAGCTAGAGCGGGACAGCCTGCCGTAACTACAACGAGCCCCTCTGAATTAAGACAGATCGTGCGTCGTGAAAGAGCTGTTGAATTTGCTGGAGAAGGCTTGCGTTTGTTTGATCTGAGACGATGGGGCATTTATGGAAAAGCAAATAGCTTTCCAGTAGTTGGCGCTTCACTAGACCCCGCGGTCCCAGCAGGTACGCCAGTGTTTGATGAAGACGAAGTTCCTAATTACACAAATAGCGTTAATCAAAGGATCCGTTTCCGCAACCAAACCCGTAACAATGCGGATCCAAAATATAAGCTATGGCCTATACCGCCAAGTGAGTTAGAAATGAATCCAAATCTCAAACCAAATAATCCCGGTTGGCAATAA
- a CDS encoding glycoside hydrolase family 10 protein: MINRLSFSFYTLLLFCTLFCHGQKSQAPVYGTWVTNVASNALRTKKDIRETVQLCKSYGLNTLYVVVWNKGVTMYPSDVVERYIGIKQDSVYKGFDPIKEVITEGHKAGLKIFAWFEYGFAYDYNDTNSVWLKKYPHWAGRDAKGQLLQKNKFYWWNSLHPEVQQFMTSLVLEVVKKYNVDGVQGDDRLPAMPSEGGYDSYTKQLYAAEHNNALPPDNAKDETWVQWRADKLSQYIKGLYADVKKVKKQCVVSWAPSIYPWSKEQYLQDWPAWLKGGYADQVLPQLYRYDIVAYEKVLKELSEQVPPGMKQKVFPGILTSLGDGYRIKQEMLTQIIKLNRKYGFKGESTFYFEGTKSLKPYYISANNAVKP, encoded by the coding sequence ATGATAAACCGTCTGTCATTTTCTTTTTATACCCTTCTACTTTTTTGCACCCTGTTTTGTCACGGGCAAAAGTCACAGGCACCCGTTTATGGCACCTGGGTAACCAACGTGGCCAGTAATGCTTTAAGGACTAAAAAAGATATCAGGGAGACCGTGCAGTTATGCAAGTCATATGGATTAAACACACTTTATGTAGTGGTATGGAACAAAGGGGTAACCATGTATCCAAGTGATGTAGTGGAACGGTATATCGGTATAAAACAAGATTCCGTCTACAAAGGTTTTGATCCTATCAAAGAGGTTATTACCGAAGGGCACAAGGCCGGTTTGAAAATATTTGCATGGTTTGAATATGGTTTTGCCTATGATTATAACGACACCAATAGTGTTTGGTTAAAGAAATACCCCCATTGGGCGGGTCGTGATGCAAAAGGACAATTATTACAAAAAAATAAGTTTTACTGGTGGAATTCGCTTCATCCAGAGGTACAGCAGTTTATGACATCGCTTGTATTGGAAGTCGTAAAGAAGTACAATGTGGATGGCGTGCAGGGTGATGACCGGTTGCCAGCCATGCCAAGTGAAGGTGGGTATGATAGCTATACCAAACAACTATATGCGGCGGAGCATAATAATGCATTGCCTCCTGATAACGCAAAAGATGAAACTTGGGTGCAATGGCGGGCGGATAAGCTAAGCCAGTATATAAAAGGATTGTATGCTGATGTGAAAAAGGTGAAAAAACAATGTGTGGTTTCCTGGGCTCCTAGTATTTACCCTTGGAGCAAAGAGCAGTATTTGCAAGATTGGCCTGCATGGTTAAAAGGCGGTTATGCCGACCAGGTGCTTCCACAGCTATATCGCTATGACATTGTTGCTTATGAGAAAGTATTAAAAGAGTTAAGTGAGCAAGTGCCTCCAGGCATGAAGCAAAAGGTGTTTCCCGGTATCCTTACTTCTTTGGGAGATGGCTATAGAATTAAGCAAGAAATGTTGACTCAAATTATTAAGCTCAATCGCAAGTATGGCTTTAAAGGCGAATCTACTTTTTATTTTGAAGGGACGAAAAGTCTAAAGCCATATTATATATCAGCCAATAACGCTGTTAAACCCTGA
- a CDS encoding GDSL-type esterase/lipase family protein — protein sequence MRIIYLAILLLFVGTLAAQESIAIDSSYINSHYQHRVQLFRSLPKQKNAIVFLGNSITEAGEWQELIPGKPVCNRGISGDVTYGVLARLGDVLAIKPAKLFLLIGINDLKRGIPVDTIACTYERIVARIRKECPTTRLYLQSVLPVNETLLPASYQRISSAKVATLNARIKALAAAYSVAYVNLHEVFATEQGQLPKGVTIDGIHLWPDAYVSWVKYLTEKGYL from the coding sequence ATGCGGATTATTTACCTGGCCATACTGTTATTGTTTGTTGGTACTCTGGCCGCACAGGAGTCTATTGCTATCGACAGCAGTTATATCAATAGTCACTACCAGCATCGAGTACAATTGTTTCGTTCGTTGCCCAAACAAAAAAACGCGATTGTTTTTTTAGGAAATAGCATTACTGAAGCGGGTGAGTGGCAGGAGTTAATTCCCGGTAAACCCGTTTGTAACCGAGGCATCAGTGGCGATGTAACCTATGGTGTGCTGGCGCGTCTTGGAGATGTTTTGGCTATAAAGCCTGCAAAGCTTTTTCTACTAATTGGAATTAATGATTTAAAAAGAGGAATACCTGTCGATACCATTGCATGCACTTATGAAAGGATCGTGGCTCGAATCAGGAAGGAATGTCCAACGACCAGGCTTTATCTGCAAAGTGTGTTGCCTGTTAATGAAACTTTACTGCCAGCCTCTTACCAAAGAATAAGCAGCGCAAAAGTAGCAACGCTAAACGCTAGGATAAAAGCTTTGGCAGCTGCTTACAGTGTAGCATATGTGAATTTACATGAAGTGTTTGCAACCGAACAAGGTCAGCTGCCGAAGGGGGTAACTATAGATGGTATTCATCTTTGGCCTGATGCCTATGTAAGCTGGGTGAAATATTTAACAGAGAAAGGATATTTATAA